In a single window of the Esox lucius isolate fEsoLuc1 chromosome 22, fEsoLuc1.pri, whole genome shotgun sequence genome:
- the LOC117593740 gene encoding uncharacterized protein LOC117593740, translated as MSILQNVLRPPTIHVYPQMETVPGWRQYQDGDSIKMETAPRWRQYQDGDNTKMETVSGWRQYQDGDNTKMETVSGWRQYQDGDSIRMETVPRWRKYQDGDSTKMETAPRWRQHQDEDSTKMETILRWRQHKDGDSTEMETIPRWRQYQDGDSTKMETIPRWRQHQDGVSTKMETIPRWRHYQDGDSIRMETAPRCRQFQDGDSIKMETVSGWRQHQDAGNSKMETVSRWRQYQDGESIKMETVPRWRQHQDEDSTKMETILRWRQYQDGDSTKMEKVSRWRQYQDGDSTKMQAIPRWRQYQDGDSIRMETAPRCRQFQDGDSIKMETVSRWRKYQDGDSTKMETAPR; from the coding sequence ATGTCCAtccttcaaaatgttttgaggcCACCCACCATACATGTCTACCCCCAGATGGAGACAGTACCAGGATGGAGACAATACCAAGATGGAGACAGTATCAAGATGGAGACAGCACCAAGATGGAGACAGTACCAAGATGGAGACAATACCAAGATGGAGACAGTATCAGGATGGAGACAGTACCAAGATGGAGACAATACCAAGATGGAGACAGTATCAGGATGGAGACAGTACCAAGATGGAGACAGTATCAGGATGGAGACAGTACCAAGATGGAGAAAGTATCAAGATGGAGACAGTACCAAGATGGAGACAGCACCAAGATGGAGACAGCACCAAGATGAAGACAGCACCAAGATGGAGACAATACTAAGATGGAGACAGCACAAAGATGGAGACAGCACCGAGATGGAGACAATACCAAGATGGAGACAATACCAAGATGGAGACAGCACAAAGATGGAGACAATACCAAGATGGAGACAGCATCAAGATGGAGTCAGTACCAAGATGGAGACAATACCAAGATGGAGACATTATCAGGATGGAGACAGTATCAGGATGGAGACAGCACCAAGATGCAGGCAATTCCAAGATGGAGACAGTATCAAGATGGAGACAGTATCAGGATGGAGACAGCACCAAGATGCAGGCAATTCCAAGATGGAGACAGTATCAAGATGGAGACAGTATCAAGATGGAGAAAGTATCAAGATGGAGACAGTACCAAGATGGAGACAGCACCAAGATGAAGACAGCACCAAGATGGAGACAATACTAAGATGGAGACAGTATCAGGATGGAGACAGCACCAAGATGGAGAAAGTATCAAGATGGAGACAGTATCAGGATGGAGACAGCACCAAGATGCAGGCAATTCCAAGATGGAGACAGTATCAAGATGGAGACAGTATCAGGATGGAGACAGCACCAAGATGCAGGCAATTCCAAGATGGAGACAGTATCAAGATGGAGACAGTATCAAGATGGAGAAAGTATCAAGATGGAGACAGTACCAAGATGGAGACAGCACCAAGATGA